aatgttatcgtgctgttttgttttgtttttttcaattttcaaatttgtatttgtacatgtttgtatatttctcagatgtaccttttgagtgttaagttgctgtgtgatgagtttagtttagttcgatattgttatactgttacTGTTCGAATCCAATTCAAATTTGGagataaaaatgaagaaaaaaaaacatagtttgtCAGTAAATAATGCTTGTagacccagacccgagctccagtggaccccaagtaaattgagtttgagacccctgatttagacaatTAGTTGTAGTTGTGAAGagattagccataaattagtaaACCAATGTACCAATTtgagtttacattttaaaaaatgcattttgtctgaCATTTTGAGGACAACTAGCATAGAAAAGATGGTGCCGCAAtgctgtctttgcccatcaGAGGGAGCCAGGGGAGTCCGaatcccagagggaggctgatgtcattgcaacaccccaatgaatgtgttcctcagatgcaatgcataatggcaaaaatgttttgtatttgtacatgtttgtatatttctcagatgtatcttttgagtgttaagttgctgtgtgatgagtttagtttagtttgataTTGTTTTACTGTTACTGTTCGAATCCAATTCAAATTTGGagataaaaatgaagaaaaaaaaacatagtttgtCAGTAAATAATGCTTGTagacccagacccgagctccagtggaccccaagtaaattgagtttgagacccctgatttagacaatTAGTTGTAGTTGTGAAGagattagccataaattagtaaACCAATGTACCAATTtgagtttacattttaaaaaatgcattttgtctgaCATTTTGAGGACAACTAGCATAGAAAAGATGGTGCCGCAAtgctgtctttgcccatcaGAGGGAGCCAGGGGAGTCCGaatcccagagggaggctgacgtcaatgcaacgccccaatgaatgtgttcctcagatgcaatgcataatggcaaaaatgttttgtatttgtacatgtttgtatatttctcagatgtatcttttgagtgttaagttgctgtgtgatgagtttagtttagtttgatattgttatactgttacTGTTCGAATCCAATTCAAATTTGGagataaaaatgaagaaaaaaaaacatagtttgtCAGTAAATAATGCTTGTAGACCCAGAcccgagtttgagacccctgatttagacaattagtagtagttgtGAAGagattagccataaattagtaaACCATAGGGTTCACagtttaagaaaaaatacaGTGTAATTCATGGCATTTCTAATActgatatgtaatatttatactttactttatactttatttgGAAGCAACTGGCAGTCTGTTGTCTGTTTCTCAGGGACTAAATGGTTAAGGtgtacgacacacacacacacacacaaccagtgGCGTTCACTGATGCATAAACACCATGTAGCGTAGGACAATCTGTTTATGAGTGTGTCTCGGCTTGGCCAGAGTTtgcaccatgtgtgtgtgtgtgtgtgtgtgtgtgtgcgttagaAAGTGCGATAGACTGATTACAGACGAGCTAAGTGATGCTTTCATGAACAAACTAGCCTAgtctgaatttgttttttttttattaaggaaGTATATTATCATTGCTTGATTTATTGACTTATAAAATAGCAAGCATGTGAATGACTTTGCCGTACcaaaattgattgattgattgtttgtACGTGCCacatgtacaaacacacacacacacacacacacacacacctgagatGTCTGATAGACCTAATAGTTTCCAGTGCTCAGAAGATAAAGACCTAACTCATACTGACAGCACAGATTAACACACAGGCCTTAAACATGAGTGGTCCCGGTCAAAGGTCAataaacactcacacacacacacacaaacacatacgcacacacaagGGTAGTGTGTGTGTCGCTATGGATACTCTGTAAACTGATTTCAGTTCTGTGTTGTCTTGTATTTGGtatccaaatatttatttaatttgtccAGGTACCTAAAACAGACACTACTACTATAATGTTCTTCATCTAAGGTGTGGAACACAcgagtttaatttgttttggttgtgtgGGCTTTGAAACTTAATTAAGAAATTTAATTGCAACTTTTCTCTGTTTCATTCTCTGGTCCACCTTTTCCCTAAAGTGTACAATTTCCCACTCATTCTGGTGTTTGTCGCCATCTGCTGGATAAAAAATAGCAGTACACTTATGATTTGTCCAAGCGGAACTGCAGTCGAATCCCCAACCTCTAGATGGCAGTATTTTGCAGTATAACAGTCACCGTGAAAACCAGCGAGGGAGAAGtaacaacaacagaagaagatcAGATGTATATGGTTgataagctagctagctagctagctagctaactaattAGCTAACGAATTCGTCCGTTGGATGAGGTAAGATATTCCTTAATTATAGATTGTTTCTAAATCCGGGTTCTGCATCCTAAAAGTGCGTATTTGTAGGCTTCGTGACGTCAATTTGCTGCGCGAAGGCTGTCGGAATTTAGAAAGTCCAAATGTGCCGACAAATGTGTCCTCCATTGAGAAGAAGCCTGCATTGAAATTATCCTTCGTGGCTCATCATATCCCGAATTCTTcctttaattcttttttttaaaaagtcaacattgcTGGTAAAAGCGGAGAGAATCAAAGCTGAGCgtattgatgaatgaatgttatatgtGTACATCACGTACATGTTTTATTGGCAAATTCTGTCGACTTTTATGGATGTAAAACTTAAAAACATATGTGTCGCTGCTGATAAGTGTTGCAGAATtaaagtttgtttgtttctttcggctttttcctgattacggagtcgccacagcggatcttcgTAGCCAAAATGTAATAACCAAATAAAGGagttattaatattactactgCTTAATATATCAGATTTAGCTGTGAGCTGGAGATAAATCCGTAGAATGATaacatttcttctttcttttgtaAAACCTAATTTAAAAAACGAATAACTGTTACTGTCGCAGACATTTTGTTATGACGTCAGGGTAAACATgagaccacgtgacacaaccaggaagtgtgaggaaaGCTAGACCGTCTGAATTCACAAGGCTGGTTAAAGTCTAGCCTTCGTAGACCGGGTGGGCTACTGGATTCGTAGGATGCAGTGCACGGATTCTAACACAGGCACTCAACACTTTTTAACGaggtacaattttttttaatttgttgattaaTTCTATTTAATTTACTGCGGATAAAGCCAATACTTTCGTTCCAATACTGTCTCCAGACTTGCTACACTTAGCATTGAACaagcaacaaaaaaggaattattttatataaaaaacttTGACTAATATATacaatgtttatgtaatatCCATGGTACTTTTTCTATGACTTTCCTTCTTTAGAGTCTGTGCCGGCCTCTCCTAACTGAAGATATGGATTCAGTTAATGGTGATCATGATGACGGTGAGACCACCTCTTGGGTGACGGTGTGTCCCAGAGGCCTCTGGACGGTCCAGAAGAAGCTAACCCATTCTGGAAGTCAACACATTTATTCTAACAACGGAGAAGGTACCCATATGATATTCTTGCGGTTTGATTTCTTCCTGTTACGCTCCATTTTCACCTTTCGTGTTGGTGTCTCTTCTAGTGTTGTCATCTGGCGACAAACCAAGATTGGGTTCCGTGTGCCACGTCCGCGTGAACCTCAAAACCAACATGGATGATGCAGGAACATTTGGAAAACGATCTGAGACCAGCCAAGGACACCGACTTGATGCTCCAGGAGCAAAGTGTCCAAGGTGTCGGGACTCTGTGCTGCAGGTCCCACTGGGTGACTGGACCACACTACGACTCGGGGAGGgtcattgtgatgtcacagaatcCTGTTTGGAGGGGATGAGCGCTGGGGAGACATGTGAGGTACggatattgggaaaaaaaaaacattcctatGCTGCACTGTAATCACCAAGCGACCAATGTTTGGCACATCATGGCAGAGGAAGTCGGGATCGAACATCGTACATTcatgtataccaggggtctcgaactcaatttacctgggggccaccggagctaggttctgggtgaagccgggccacatcaggttataaatgtttttcagtactttggttccggttttccacacaaaaatatctgataaaacattccactgttctcaaatatcttaatttttatttttctatacaaaataagatttaaaaaaaataaataaacaaattaagaataaagacaattaatcaatcagtaataaataagtaaaataataataaaacggcaaataataaaaacgtaagaaaccacatacacttggtagagaaattatttttttcagattcaaatgtacagtatttacagttatttaacctttaacatgaacattaatgaaacttaataatttgacccaattagcaagttagcatcgtactcggttccgtctgggagcagcgtcgtaactttaacaacacgttttaatgagatgctttatcttgacgtgtattttccgttttattccaaatcatttcctgcatttatttgtacccggcgtcataagcctttagcttcattgctaatccaaagcaaaacagggtagggtaacagtatgggcggggcaaaatcatgttaattgtgtccggtgtgcacacagctttaaactttggtatcaaggtggggggcctcaaactagcatcttgcgggccgcatttggccaacgggccgcgagtttgagacccatgatTTATACAATGTTAAGCATTTCACCGACTTAGTAGCTCAAACAAGAAAAACAGCATCAGTAATTTTCATCATCAACTGTCATGAAGTTTAActgtcataaaacatttcacgtACAACGTGAGAAGGCACCATCGTCGTTCTGATCATCGTGTTGTGCTTCTCAGATACGTCTCACTCCGGTAAAAGGAGCGGATATTTCAAACTCTCAGCCTGTGCAGGAAATATGTGCCACAGTGGAGCTCCGAGCTTTCACATCAGGAAAGGAGTCCTGGGAGATGTCGCCTGGTGAAAAATGGCAGTGGGTGAGGTCCCACAAGGACAGAGGCGGGGAGAGATTCAGAAGTGGAGACGTGTGGGGAGCGGCGGACAGCTACAGTCGAGCCCTCAAGCTCGTCATCGCTCTCCGCGGATGCGAGGTGGATAGAGAAGAGCGAGACGTAGAAGAACAAAGAGTCACGTACACTGAAGACGAAACGCGCTCTCCGACCGTTAACCAACTCCAAAGTCTAAAAGCCGAACTTCACTCCAACTTGTCGTTGTGTCAGCTCAAACTCAAACAGCCAGAGCGGGCCAAGGAAAGCGCTGCTAAGGCTACGCGGCTGGAACCGGGCGGGGCCAAAGCGTGGTACCGACTCGGACAAGCCTGCCAGATGGTGAACGAGCTTGAGGAGGCCCGAGTGGCGTTCAGAGAACTGCTGAAGCTGCAGCCAGAATCCGCTGCCGCTGTGAAGGCGCTTAAAGAAATAGCAAGTAAAGAGAAGCAGACAAACGCAGAGTTTGGAAAGAGGCTAAGTAAAATGTTTAGCTAACGATTATCGAGCAGAAATGAGCCATTTGGAAGACAGGATATAAAACTTCATTTTGAGTAGAATTAAAATCGGTTCATACTTTTTCAATAAAACTATATATCTCAAAATGTATATTAACAGTGCATGTTACTAATAGTACTTTGCACTTGACTAGTATTACAATATGCAAGAATGACAAATCATATTGTAGTTACTAAAATGTTTATTTCGGTATCAATCAACAATGATActgacccatccatccatttctatgctgctggagcctatcccagctatagacaaacaaccattcacactcacattcatacctatgggaaatttggagtcgccaattaacctagcatgtttttttttttaatgtaggaggaaactggagtacccagagaaaaccgaTTCAcgcatagggagaacatgcaaattccacacacagataatttattttattatatttatataatattatatattatataatatttatattaatattatataatatataattaatattcattcattcattttctaccgctttttcctcatgagggtcgcggggggtgctggagcctatcccagctgtcttcgggcgagaagactggtggccagccaatcacagggcacatatagacaaacaaccattcacactcgcattcatacctatggacaatttggagtcgctaattaacctagcatgttttttgtggaatgtgggaggaaaccggagtacccggaaaaaaaaaacacacaaactccacacagaaatgtccgagggtggggaaagacaaaataagtagccaaaaagttaccacttccacacaaaataggagaactcattcattcattcattcattttctactgcttttcctcacaaaaagcagtaggtgctggagcctatcccagctgtcttattcgggcgagaggcgtggtccaatcacatggcacatatagacaaacaaccattcacactcacattcatacctatggacaatttggagtcgctaattaacctagcatgttttttgtggaatgtgggaggaaaccggagtacccggaaaaaaaaaaacacacaaactccacacagaaatgtccgagggtggggaaagacaaaataagtagccaaaaagttaccacttccacacaaaataggagaactcattcattcattcattcattttctactgcttttcctcacaaaaagcagtaggtgctggagcctatcccagctgtcttattcgggcgagaggcgtggtccaatcacatggcacatatagacaaacaaccattcacactcacattcatacctatggacaatttggagtcgctaattaacctagcatgtttttggaatgtgggaggaaaccggagaaaacccacgcatgcacggggagaacatgcaaactccacacagagatgtgccgagggtgggaattgaaccctggtctcctagctgtgaggtctgcgcgctaacctataattaatattatataatataattatattgtgaaataattaattaattattttataattataattaatccAGTCTCTTGTATAGCATCAGTGTGTCCTTTAATCACATGTCCTCCTAATGTTTCTTCTGCTTTTTAATCCCATCTGTATGTCTCTGAGCCGCTGTCACTTGTCTCCATGCGTCCACGATGAGCGCCAGCGGTATAATTATCCACAAAAAGTTCAGAAACACAAAGTAGAACCAGAAGTAGACGGGGTGTCCGAGCTCGCTGTGAGAGTAGCCTTCTCTGTGCTCTATGAAGAAATACAGCACCGCTCCGTACAGCTGACCTGGAATCGGATTACGGTGCGTATTAATACGTTGTTGCAATATAATGTAAACAATTCACCACAAATTGCACCATTCTTACCAAGTGAAAGTACGAGCTGCAAGACGTATCTGTAGGGCTTGTTAGTTAAGAAGGCAAACACGGCCCAAAAGCTGAACGGTCCCCATAGCCATGCAGTCACAGTCTCCATACAAATTGTGAAATTATCACCTCTAGACACAAAAGAAACATTCTTAGAACACAATTTAGCAATCATTCCAGCTATATTAGAACTGCGTGTAAATATACTCACATTACATATCGACTGTCGCCTTTGGAGTACTCTTTCCCTGAGAGAGAGAGGTGAAATAGATAATGATAGTAGTGAAATTGAATGTGCATGAGTGACAAGTGAACCGCATTTTTACCAccaatttgttttggttgtatACAGTGTAGAAAATCCTATCTTACAGTCAGTAATTTGCCGGAAATAGCAACATGCAATGCCATTgtggaacatttttttaaccatatTTTAAGTCAGTGCTGCCATATGTTCGGTTGAAGTTATTTCTTCCCATTATGCTCATGGGcctgagatgtttttttcagcagCCCCAAAAAAGCTTGTTCGCATGTAGTATGTACtggaaatgacattttcctccCTGAAATTGTGCATGTCACTTGTTTCATGAAAcatctgtaatttttttattaattatgtttaattatt
This window of the Doryrhamphus excisus isolate RoL2022-K1 chromosome 10, RoL_Dexc_1.0, whole genome shotgun sequence genome carries:
- the LOC131136650 gene encoding FK506-binding protein-like — translated: MDSVNGDHDDGETTSWVTVCPRGLWTVQKKLTHSGSQHIYSNNGEVLSSGDKPRLGSVCHVRVNLKTNMDDAGTFGKRSETSQGHRLDAPGAKCPRCRDSVLQVPLGDWTTLRLGEGHCDVTESCLEGMSAGETCEIRLTPVKGADISNSQPVQEICATVELRAFTSGKESWEMSPGEKWQWVRSHKDRGGERFRSGDVWGAADSYSRALKLVIALRGCEVDREERDVEEQRVTYTEDETRSPTVNQLQSLKAELHSNLSLCQLKLKQPERAKESAAKATRLEPGGAKAWYRLGQACQMVNELEEARVAFRELLKLQPESAAAVKALKEIASKEKQTNAEFGKRLSKMFS
- the LOC131136657 gene encoding 3-beta-hydroxysteroid-Delta(8),Delta(7)-isomerase-like, with the translated sequence MDASSASRSLHPYWPRDLVIPSYVANDRSMAEILAFLFSVSGVFLLVTWMITGRLGAWRRLAVCWFAVCGFIHSVIEGWFSLYHDVIPGDQSFLSQLWKEYSKGDSRYVIGDNFTICMETVTAWLWGPFSFWAVFAFLTNKPYRYVLQLVLSLGQLYGAVLYFFIEHREGYSHSELGHPVYFWFYFVFLNFLWIIIPLALIVDAWRQVTAAQRHTDGIKKQKKH